TCCTGGGCATCGACCCCGACGCCTCGTACACGGCCGTCGAGATCCCCTTCACCCCCGCCACCCTCCTCGCCCTCTACACCGACGGCCTGGTCGAGGTCCCCGGCGAAGACCTCGAGGAAGCCATCGCCGCGGTCGCCTCGCGCATCACCGGAACCCCCGAGGACCACCCCCTGGACGATCTGGCGGACGACCTCATCGACCACGCCCGCAGCGGCGCCCCGCGCACCGACGACACCGCCCTCCTCCTCCTGCGCTCCCAGGCGTCCTCGCGGACTCAGCTGTAGACCACCGGGCAGCCGTGCGCCAGGCAGTGGCGCGCCGCATGCAGGTGGAGGGCCGTGTGGAACGTCCTGTCCGCGCCCGGGACTTCGCGCGCGGAGGCGTCGAGGAACCACGAAGTCAGGGCGAGGGGGCCGGAGGGGGCGAGGACCTCGGGCGGAAGCGGCACGGACGCCGCCAGGCGCTGCGCCATGAGCAGCACCTGCGGAGCGCCGGCGATGGCGACGGGGTCGTCGGGCTCCTCCTGCGTCGTCACCGTGATCTCCGGGTCGAGGGAGAGCGGCACCAGCACGGACCAGGCGAGCAGGTCGTCCGCTCCGTGTTCCCGGCACAGCTCGACGAACCCGCCCATCGGGGCGACCAGCTTCTCCTCGAAGCGGGGTGCCGGGCCCGACCCGGGTTCGTACGGCGGCAGCCCGCGCCTGCCCAGTTCCCGGTTCAGCCCGGACGCGATCTCGGCCCGGCCGCCCTCGTCCGCATCGTGCCAGTCCTCCGCGGTGACGCTCACCATGTATATGCCCATGGGCCACAACGTAACGCGGGGCGCGGAACGTGACGGAGCCCGGGAGCATATCCAGCTCCCGGGCTCCAGCTTGCCACCCAATTGCGCACACCGGCGGCGTTTAAGAGCCGCGGATCATTCTGAGACCGACGTGTTCTGCCTTTGAACTACCGCGCCACGAGAGAGGCGCAGAGGGGACTTGAACCCCCATCCGTCGATGATCGTCCGCGCTCGGTCGATCCGGCGTTCGGCGGCGAATGCTGAGACTGGAGCGAGAATCTGAGTTTCACGGGGCCGCCTCTACCGGCTTGGGCCACCCCGGCACGTGTGCCGGGGGAGGGATTCGAACCCCCAACTGACACCCCTTGGTCAGCTTCAACATCAGTTTCAGCTTTGCGCTTTGCGCGCACCCCCCCCGCTCGCACAGGGGGCGATCTTGAGGCTACCGGAACAGGTAGCCGAACACTGCATCCCCGACGCGCTGGTCGGTGACCTCGGTGCCGTTGGCCTCCTCGCGGGCGAACTTGACGGCTTGCTGGAGCCTTTCGACCCGGTCGAGGAGCTCGTTGACCCGGCGGGCCGGCAGCGCGCCGGAGAACTTCACCGTCGTCCAGTAACCGACCGGGATGTCCTCGTAGTACACCTCGACCTGGGCCGGGTGCTTCTCCGTCGCCTCGGCCTTCACGTGGTTGCGCGGCACCTTCTTGGTGCGGATCGTGCGGACCGGGTCGGTCTTCCACGCATCCGTCGAGGGGTCGAGGTTCCACGCCTCCGACGCGTCCAGGACGGGGAGCTTGCGTACGAACGTGTGCAGGTCGGTGAGCTGCTTCTCGAGGAACAGCAGGTACGGGACGGGTACTTGGGGCAGCAGGACCGTTCCGTCGACGACGACGTCCGCAGCCGCCGTGCGGTTCGCCCAGTCCTTCGTCGCCGTCACGTCGAACAGCCGCGTCAGCGTTCCCGCCGTCGCGCGCAGCACGTCCTCCGCCTTGACCTGCACCCGCGTGGACTCGGGCGGCAGTTGCTCGCCCTCCTCGTCCTTGGGCTGGTACGTCCGCGAGATACCGGCGAGCAACGCCGGCTTCTGGACGTCCTGGTGGGCTTGGGTCAGCTCCTGGAGAGACTTGGACTTGACGCCCTTCTCCACTGCGATGATCTGATTCAACTTCGGCACACGAGGAAGCTAACAGCACAACAGTCCACCGCACACCCGAGTTTTCGTGCGGGCCTCCCCGCGAACGCGCGCGGCCCGTTCCGCCGCCCGTGGTGGGCGGCGGAACGGGCCGTGAGTACGCGCAGCGTGCGACTTGCGTGCGATGGGATCAGACCGCCGGGGCCGGGTACGTCGGGTACTCGACGCCCGAGACGTGCTGGACGACGCGGATGACCTGGCACGAGTAGCCGAACTCGTTGTCGTACCAGAGGTAGAGGATGGCGTTGTCGCCGTCCACCTTGGTGGCGCCCGCGTCGACGATCGAGGAGTGGCGCGAACCGACGAAGTCCATGGAGACGGCGTCGGGAGCCGTGGTGAAGTCGATCTGGCGCTTGAGCGGCGAGTGCAGCGAGACGTCGCGGAGGTAGTCGAGGACCTCTTCGCGGGTGGTCTCACGGCCCAGGCGCAGGCTCAGGATGGCGATCGAGACGTCCGGGACGGGGACGCGGATCGAGCTGCCGGTGATCGGCGCCTTGAGGTCGGGCAGCGCCTTCGCGACGGCGGAGGCGGCGCCGGTCTCGGTGATGACCATGTTGAGCGGCGCGGAGCGGCCGCGACGGTCGGCCTTGTGGTAGTTGTCCAGCAGGTTCTGGTCGTTCGTGAACGAGTGGACGGTCTCCACGTGACCGCGCAGGACACCGTACTCGTCGTCCATGGCCTTGAGCGGCGGGACGATCGCGTTGGTGGTGCAGGAGGCGCAGGACAGGATCTGCTCGTCCGGCTTGATGGTGTCGTGGTTGACGCCGTGGACGATGTTCGGGACGTCGCCCTTGCCCGGAGCCGTCAGGACGACCTTGTCGATGCCGGGGCGCAGGTGCTTGGACAGACCCTCGCGGTCACGCCACTTGCCCGTGTTGTCGATGAGGATGGCGTCCTTGATGCCGTGCTCGGTGTAGTCCACCTCGGACGGGTCGTTCGCGTAGATCACCTTGATGGCGTTGCCGTTGGCGATGATCGTGCTGTTCGCCTCGTCGACGGTGATCGTGCCCTGGAACTGGCCGTGGATCGAGTCGCGGCGCAGCAGCGAGGCGCGCTTGACCAGGTCGGCCTCGCCGCCCCCGCGGACGACGACGGCGCGCAGGCGCAGCCCGTTGCCGGAGCCGGCCTTCTCGATGAGCAGGCGGGCGACGAGGCGGCCGATGCGGCCGAAGCCGTACAGGACGACGTCGCGGCCGTCGCCGCGCTCGATCTTGTTCGCACCGGTGGCACCGGCGACGGCCTCGGCGGTGAAGCGCTCCACGGTCAGGCCGCGGTCGTCGGCCTTGTAGTTGGCGGCGAGCATGCCGATGTCGATCTGGGACGGGCCCAGATCCAGCGTGGTGAGCGCCTGCAGGAACGGCAGGGTCTCCGTGACGGAGAGCTCCTCGCCGGCTATCTGACGGGCGAATCGGTGGGTCTTCAGGATGCTGACCACCGACTTGTTCACCAAGGAGCGGCTGTGCAGCAGGATCGTCACGTCCTGCTCGCGGTGCAGCTTCCCGATGATCGGGATCATCGACTCCGCGATCTCCTCGCGGTTCTTCCAGTTGGTGAACGAGTCGTCATTGACAGTCACAGGTTTATCTTTCGAGCTAGGCGGCGCTCACATGCTAACCCGACGCCACTTTGGGCACTCAAGGGGTACCGTCGGAGCAACCATTTGCGGTGATCTGTCGGATTTGCCCTTGGGTAATCCTCCGAGTGGCCCGCGCGCTCACGAAAGAGGGCGGAGAGGGAAGGCGGGGGAGGGGTGAGGGGGCGACATCCCGTCGCGGAGGCCGGTGGGCCGTCCGGGGGGGGGGCAGAGGTGAAGACGTATCCATCATGACAGGTCAGAGGCCGTTTTCGTAGGATCAAGGGCACAGTCGATTGCCCTTGTTTGGGCCCCTGTGCGGCTTTGAGAATCACCGTCATGAATCACTCGGCGAACATCAATCACGACGCAGTCCTCCGAGCCCGGGTCGCCCTCCTCGGATCGGCGAAGCCGCCCGTCCGCGAGCGGGTCGCGGCCTACCGCGTCCTGGTCCAGGTCAGCCCCCTGGCCTACCTGCCCCTGCTGTCCGCCGCACTGTGGAAGTACAGCCGCTACGAGTTCGCTCACCAGCCGGAGACCGCGCTGGCCCTGCGCGCCGAGTCCGTCGCCGCCGCGCGGCGCATGTGCGCGCTGGAACCCGGCTGGGGTGATCTCCTCGTCACCGCACTGACCAACCACCGGGAGCTGTTGATCCTCATGGACCGGCAGGAAGAGGTGCGCGCGGTGGAGGAAGAGCTCACGCGCCTGGCGTCCGACGAGCGGTAGCCGGCCGCCGCGGTGCCCGACCGGCCGCACGGCCGGTCGGGCACCGCGCACCGGGAGTGGCCCGGACGGCCCGTACGCCGTCAGCCGGCGATCGGGTACATGGTTCCCCGGCGCCCCTCCGGCGAGGTCAGCCACTCCAGCTTCTCCGCCGTGTCGGTGGCCGGCAGCGGGGTGTGCAGCACGATCGAGAGGTCGGGCCGGGCCGGTACGCGCAGCTGCGTCGACTCGACGAACAGCGTCCCCACGACCGGGTGCTCGATCTCCTTGCGGATCTGGCCGCCGGGCCGGATGTCCCGCTGGTCCCACAGCGCGGTGAACTCGGGGCTGAGCTCCCGCGCCTCCTCGATGACCGCGCGGAACCCCTCGTCCTCGGGCCACTCCGAGCTCGCGGCCCGGTACTGGGCGACCACGGTGCAGGCGATGTCCGCCCAGTGGGGGGAACGGGCCTTGTAGATGGGGTCGGTGAAGAACGCGATCAGACAGTTCTGCACGATCTCCGGGCGCATGCCGAGCACGAGCGCGGCCGCGTCGTTGTACAGCACGGTGTTCCAGTACACGTCCATGATGTGCGCGGGGAACGGCATCCAGGCGTCGATCAGCCGCTTCAGCCCCTGGCACATGTCCCGGTCGGCGGGCGCCACTTCGAGCGCGGGCGGGTTGAGCCCCGCCAGTACGTACAGGTGCCGGCGCTCGGCGCTGGACATCTTGAGGACCCGCCCCACCGAGTCGAGGACCTGCGGCGACACCGTGATGTCGCGGCCCTGCTCCAGCCACTGGTACCAGGACACCCCGACCCCCGCGAGCACGGCGACCTCCTCCCGGCGCAGCCCCGGGGTGCGGCGGCGGGCCCCGCCGTCGGGCAGGCCCGCCTCGACGGGGGTGACCCGCGCCCGTCTGCTCATCAGGAACTCGCGCAGCTCGGAACGGCGGTGCTTGTCGATCGGTGTAGCCACTCACTCCCCCTGTCGGCTGCCTGGTGGTGCCACCAACAGGATAAGTTCCCACTCTCCACGGGCATTCCCGGGCCGCGAGGGTAGTGGCCATGGCGATCGACACGCATACGACGACGGCACCCACGACAACCACCAC
The Streptomyces sp. NBC_01296 DNA segment above includes these coding regions:
- a CDS encoding glyceraldehyde-3-phosphate dehydrogenase — its product is MTVNDDSFTNWKNREEIAESMIPIIGKLHREQDVTILLHSRSLVNKSVVSILKTHRFARQIAGEELSVTETLPFLQALTTLDLGPSQIDIGMLAANYKADDRGLTVERFTAEAVAGATGANKIERGDGRDVVLYGFGRIGRLVARLLIEKAGSGNGLRLRAVVVRGGGEADLVKRASLLRRDSIHGQFQGTITVDEANSTIIANGNAIKVIYANDPSEVDYTEHGIKDAILIDNTGKWRDREGLSKHLRPGIDKVVLTAPGKGDVPNIVHGVNHDTIKPDEQILSCASCTTNAIVPPLKAMDDEYGVLRGHVETVHSFTNDQNLLDNYHKADRRGRSAPLNMVITETGAASAVAKALPDLKAPITGSSIRVPVPDVSIAILSLRLGRETTREEVLDYLRDVSLHSPLKRQIDFTTAPDAVSMDFVGSRHSSIVDAGATKVDGDNAILYLWYDNEFGYSCQVIRVVQHVSGVEYPTYPAPAV
- a CDS encoding helix-turn-helix transcriptional regulator, giving the protein MSRRARVTPVEAGLPDGGARRRTPGLRREEVAVLAGVGVSWYQWLEQGRDITVSPQVLDSVGRVLKMSSAERRHLYVLAGLNPPALEVAPADRDMCQGLKRLIDAWMPFPAHIMDVYWNTVLYNDAAALVLGMRPEIVQNCLIAFFTDPIYKARSPHWADIACTVVAQYRAASSEWPEDEGFRAVIEEARELSPEFTALWDQRDIRPGGQIRKEIEHPVVGTLFVESTQLRVPARPDLSIVLHTPLPATDTAEKLEWLTSPEGRRGTMYPIAG
- a CDS encoding DUF7873 family protein yields the protein MPKLNQIIAVEKGVKSKSLQELTQAHQDVQKPALLAGISRTYQPKDEEGEQLPPESTRVQVKAEDVLRATAGTLTRLFDVTATKDWANRTAAADVVVDGTVLLPQVPVPYLLFLEKQLTDLHTFVRKLPVLDASEAWNLDPSTDAWKTDPVRTIRTKKVPRNHVKAEATEKHPAQVEVYYEDIPVGYWTTVKFSGALPARRVNELLDRVERLQQAVKFAREEANGTEVTDQRVGDAVFGYLFR